A single genomic interval of Pan paniscus chromosome 18, NHGRI_mPanPan1-v2.0_pri, whole genome shotgun sequence harbors:
- the DNAAF1 gene encoding dynein axonemal assembly factor 1 isoform X18, whose protein sequence is MHPEPSEPAAGGAAELDCAQEPGVEESAGDHGSAGRGSCKEEINDPKEICVGSSDTSYHSQQKQSGDNGSAGHFAHPREDREDRSPRMTKSSLQKLCKQHKLYITPALNDTLYLHFKGFDRIENLEEYTGLRCLWLQSNGIQKIENLEAQTELRCLFLQMNLLHKIENLEPLQKLDALNLSNNYIKTIENLSCLPVLNTLQMAHNHLETVEDIQHLQECLRLCVLDLSHNKLSDPEILSILESMPDLRVLNLMGNPVIRHIPNYRRTVTVRLKHLTYLDDRPVFPKDRACAEAWARGGYAAEKEERQQWESRERKKITDSIEALAMIKQRAEERKRQRESQERGEMTSSDDGENVPASAEGKEEPPGDRETRQKMELFVKESFEAKDELCPEKPSGEEPPVEAKGEDGGREPEGTLPAETLLLSSPVEVKGEDGDGEPEGTLPAEAPPPPPPVEVKGEDGDQEPEGTLPAEAPPLLPPVEAQGEDGGRQPEGTLPAETLLLSPPVKVKGEDGDQEPEGTLPAEAPPPPPLGASREEPTPQAVATEGVFVTELDGTRKEDLETIRLETKETFCIDDLPDLEDDDETGKSLEDQVKNMCFPKIEVISSLSDDSDPELDYTSLPVLENLPTDTLSNIFAVSKDTSKAARVPFTDIFKKEAKRNLEIRKQDTKSPRPLIQELSDEDPSGQPLMPPTCQRDAAPLTSSGDRDSDFLAASSPGSSNSPASASEVAGITGTRQGIFLPQPPQ, encoded by the exons aaattaaTGATCCTAAGGAAATATGTGTGGGTTCTTCTGACACATCCTACCACAGCCAGCAGAAACAGAGTGGTGATAATGGGTCAGCTGGTCACTTCGCACACCCAAGAGAAGACAGGGAAGATCGGAGCCCCAG aATGACTAAAAGTTCCCTGCAAAAACTCTGCAAGCAGCACAAGCTTTATATTACCCCAGCATTGAATGATACGCTGTATTTACACTTTAAAG GTTTTGATCGCATTGAGAACCTGGAAGAGTACACAGGTCTGCGCTGTCTCTGGCTGCAGAGCAATGGAATACAGAAAATCGAAAACCTGGAGGCGCAAACTGAGTTGCGTTGCCTCTTCTTGCAAATGAACTTGCTCCATAAAATTGAGAACCTGGAACCTCTGCAGAAACTGGATGCTCTTAACCTCAGCAACAATTACATCAAGACCATTGAAAACCTCT CCTGCCTCCCAGTCCTGAACACATTGCAGATGGCCCACAATCACCTGGAGACCGTGGAGGACATTCAGCATCTACAAGAGTGTTTGAGGCTTTGTGTCCTTGACCTTTCGCACAACAAGCTGAGTGACCCGGAGATCCTGAGCATTCTGGAAAGCATGCCCGAtttg CGTGTACTGAATTTGATGGGAAACCCGGTTATCAGACACATTCCTAATTACAGAAGGACAGTCACTGTACGACTAAAGCACTTAACATACCTGGATGATAGACCGGTGTTTCCAAAGGACAG agcTTGTGCGGAGGCCTGGGCTAGGGGAGGGTACGCAGCTGAAAAGGAGGAGAGACAGCAGTGGGAGAGCAGGGAGCGGAAGAAGATCACGGACAGCATTGAAGCCTTGGCCATGATCAAGCAGCGggcagaggagaggaaaagacagagagagagtcaaGAGAGAG GGGAAATGACATCTTCAGATGATGGTGAGAACGTGCCCGCCAgtgcggaaggcaaggaggagcctCCCGGGGACAGAGAAACAAGGCAGAAGATGGAGCTATTTGTTAAGGAAAGCTTTGAGGCCAAGGACGAGCTCTGCCCGGAAAAGCCAAGTGGAGAGGAGCCGCCTGTGGAGGCTAAAGGAGAGGATGGAGGTCGAGAGCCAGAGGGGACCCTCCCAGCTGAGACCCTGCTACTGTCGTCACCTGTGGAGGTTAAAGGAGAGGACGGAGATGGAGAGCCAGAGGGGACCCTCCCAGCTGAGGCCCCACCACCCCCGCCACCTGTGGAGGTTAAAGGAGAGGACGGAGATCAAGAGCCAGAGGGGACCCTCCCAGCTGAGGCCCCTCCACTGTTGCCGCCTGTGGAGGCTCAAGGAGAGGATGGAGGTCGACAGCCAGAGGGGACCCTCCCAGCTGAGACCCTGCTACTGTCACCGCCTGTGAAGGTTAAAGGAGAGGATGGAGATCAAGAGCCAGAGGGGACCCTCCCAGCTGAGGCCCCACCACCACCGCCCCTGGGAGCTTCCAGGGAAG AACCGACTCCCCAGGCTGTGGCCACTGAGGGTGTATTCGTTACAGAACTTGATGGAACGAGAAAGGAAGATTTAGAAACCATTAGACTGGAGACAAAGGAGACATTCTGCATTGAT GACCTACCTGACTTGGAAGATGATGATGAAACAGGCAAATCTCTGGAAGACCAGGTTAAG AATATGTGCTTTCCGAAGATTGAGGTCATCTCGAGCTTGAGTGATGACAGTGACCCTGAACTGGACTACACGTCACTCCCTGTGCTGGAAAACCTGCCCACAGACACTCTGTCAAATATATTTGCAGTCTCTAAAGACACCTCAAAGGCGGCTCGGGTGCCCTTCACAGACATCTTTAAAAAAGAAGCTAAGAGGAACTTGGAAATCCGAAAACAAGACACCAAGTCCCCAAGACCCCTGATCCAGGAGCTCAGCGACGAGGACCCCTCTGGCCAGCCACTGATGCCCCCCACCTGCCAAAGAGATGCTGCACCACTCACTTCCAGTGGAGACAGGGACAGCGACTTCCTTGCAGCCTCTTCTCCGG gttcaagcaattctcctgcctccgcctctgaagtagctgggattacaggcacccgtcaagggattttcctgcctcagcctccccagtag
- the DNAAF1 gene encoding dynein axonemal assembly factor 1 isoform X3, with product MHPEPSEPAAGGAAELDCAQEPGVEESAGDHGSAGRGSCKEEINDPKEICVGSSDTSYHSQQKQSGDNGSAGHFAHPREDREDRSPRMTKSSLQKLCKQHKLYITPALNDTLYLHFKGFDRIENLEEYTGLRCLWLQSNGIQKIENLEAQTELRCLFLQMNLLHKIENLEPLQKLDALNLSNNYIKTIENLSCLPVLNTLQMAHNHLETVEDIQHLQECLRLCVLDLSHNKLSDPEILSILESMPDLRVLNLMGNPVIRHIPNYRRTVTVRLKHLTYLDDRPVFPKDRACAEAWARGGYAAEKEERQQWESRERKKITDSIEALAMIKQRAEERKRQRESQERGEMTSSDDGENVPASAEGKEEPPGDRETRQKMELFVKESFEAKDELCPEKPSGEEPPVEAKGEDGGREPEGTLPAETLLLSSPVEVKGEDGDGEPEGTLPAEAPPPPPPVEVKGEDGDQEPEGTLPAEAPPLLPPVEAQGEDGGRQPEGTLPAETLLLSPPVKVKGEDGDQEPEGTLPAEAPPPPPLGASREEPTPQAVATEGVFVTELDGTRKEDLETIRLETKETFCIDNMCFPKIEVISSLSDDSDPELDYTSLPVLENLPTDTLSNIFAVSKDTSKAARVPFTDIFKKEAKRNLEIRKQDTKSPRPLIQELSDEDPSGQPLMPPTCQRDAAPLTSSGDRDSDFLAASSPGDLFASASQSAGITGVSHHAPLRITGVSHHAQLRTLNLAWTEPQGCPPVLGVTVTGRKHRSPFLPQCRLRAPPHPQRRVSELPSPAKLCPRGTSLHSQHRKHHSFPQLYVA from the exons aaattaaTGATCCTAAGGAAATATGTGTGGGTTCTTCTGACACATCCTACCACAGCCAGCAGAAACAGAGTGGTGATAATGGGTCAGCTGGTCACTTCGCACACCCAAGAGAAGACAGGGAAGATCGGAGCCCCAG aATGACTAAAAGTTCCCTGCAAAAACTCTGCAAGCAGCACAAGCTTTATATTACCCCAGCATTGAATGATACGCTGTATTTACACTTTAAAG GTTTTGATCGCATTGAGAACCTGGAAGAGTACACAGGTCTGCGCTGTCTCTGGCTGCAGAGCAATGGAATACAGAAAATCGAAAACCTGGAGGCGCAAACTGAGTTGCGTTGCCTCTTCTTGCAAATGAACTTGCTCCATAAAATTGAGAACCTGGAACCTCTGCAGAAACTGGATGCTCTTAACCTCAGCAACAATTACATCAAGACCATTGAAAACCTCT CCTGCCTCCCAGTCCTGAACACATTGCAGATGGCCCACAATCACCTGGAGACCGTGGAGGACATTCAGCATCTACAAGAGTGTTTGAGGCTTTGTGTCCTTGACCTTTCGCACAACAAGCTGAGTGACCCGGAGATCCTGAGCATTCTGGAAAGCATGCCCGAtttg CGTGTACTGAATTTGATGGGAAACCCGGTTATCAGACACATTCCTAATTACAGAAGGACAGTCACTGTACGACTAAAGCACTTAACATACCTGGATGATAGACCGGTGTTTCCAAAGGACAG agcTTGTGCGGAGGCCTGGGCTAGGGGAGGGTACGCAGCTGAAAAGGAGGAGAGACAGCAGTGGGAGAGCAGGGAGCGGAAGAAGATCACGGACAGCATTGAAGCCTTGGCCATGATCAAGCAGCGggcagaggagaggaaaagacagagagagagtcaaGAGAGAG GGGAAATGACATCTTCAGATGATGGTGAGAACGTGCCCGCCAgtgcggaaggcaaggaggagcctCCCGGGGACAGAGAAACAAGGCAGAAGATGGAGCTATTTGTTAAGGAAAGCTTTGAGGCCAAGGACGAGCTCTGCCCGGAAAAGCCAAGTGGAGAGGAGCCGCCTGTGGAGGCTAAAGGAGAGGATGGAGGTCGAGAGCCAGAGGGGACCCTCCCAGCTGAGACCCTGCTACTGTCGTCACCTGTGGAGGTTAAAGGAGAGGACGGAGATGGAGAGCCAGAGGGGACCCTCCCAGCTGAGGCCCCACCACCCCCGCCACCTGTGGAGGTTAAAGGAGAGGACGGAGATCAAGAGCCAGAGGGGACCCTCCCAGCTGAGGCCCCTCCACTGTTGCCGCCTGTGGAGGCTCAAGGAGAGGATGGAGGTCGACAGCCAGAGGGGACCCTCCCAGCTGAGACCCTGCTACTGTCACCGCCTGTGAAGGTTAAAGGAGAGGATGGAGATCAAGAGCCAGAGGGGACCCTCCCAGCTGAGGCCCCACCACCACCGCCCCTGGGAGCTTCCAGGGAAG AACCGACTCCCCAGGCTGTGGCCACTGAGGGTGTATTCGTTACAGAACTTGATGGAACGAGAAAGGAAGATTTAGAAACCATTAGACTGGAGACAAAGGAGACATTCTGCATTGAT AATATGTGCTTTCCGAAGATTGAGGTCATCTCGAGCTTGAGTGATGACAGTGACCCTGAACTGGACTACACGTCACTCCCTGTGCTGGAAAACCTGCCCACAGACACTCTGTCAAATATATTTGCAGTCTCTAAAGACACCTCAAAGGCGGCTCGGGTGCCCTTCACAGACATCTTTAAAAAAGAAGCTAAGAGGAACTTGGAAATCCGAAAACAAGACACCAAGTCCCCAAGACCCCTGATCCAGGAGCTCAGCGACGAGGACCCCTCTGGCCAGCCACTGATGCCCCCCACCTGCCAAAGAGATGCTGCACCACTCACTTCCAGTGGAGACAGGGACAGCGACTTCCTTGCAGCCTCTTCTCCGG gtgatctgtttgcctcggcctcccaaagtgctgggattacaggtgtgagccaccacgccccgttgaggattacaggtgtgagccaccacgcccagttgagGACACTGAATTTGGCCTGGACTGAACCCCAAGGCTGCCCCCCTGTCCTTGGAGTCACAGTGACAGGGAGAAAGCACAGGTCACCCTTCCTTCCACAGTGCCGACTGAGAGCACCGCCACACCCCCAGAGACGTGTGTCGGAGTTGCCCAGCCCAGCCAAGCTCTGCCCACGTGGGACCTCACTGCATTCCCAGCACCGAAAGCATCATAGTTTTCCCCAGTTATATGTAGCATAA
- the DNAAF1 gene encoding dynein axonemal assembly factor 1 isoform X11, with protein MHPEPSEPAAGGAAELDCAQEPGVEESAGDHGSAGRGSCKEEINDPKEICVGSSDTSYHSQQKQSGDNGSAGHFAHPREDREDRSPRMTKSSLQKLCKQHKLYITPALNDTLYLHFKGFDRIENLEEYTGLRCLWLQSNGIQKIENLEAQTELRCLFLQMNLLHKIENLEPLQKLDALNLSNNYIKTIENLSCLPVLNTLQMAHNHLETVEDIQHLQECLRLCVLDLSHNKLSDPEILSILESMPDLRVLNLMGNPVIRHIPNYRRTVTVRLKHLTYLDDRPVFPKDRACAEAWARGGYAAEKEERQQWESRERKKITDSIEALAMIKQRAEERKRQRESQERGEMTSSDDGENVPASAEGKEEPPGDRETRQKMELFVKESFEAKDELCPEKPSGEEPPVEAKGEDGGREPEGTLPAETLLLSSPVEVKGEDGDGEPEGTLPAEAPPPPPPVEVKGEDGDQEPEGTLPAEAPPLLPPVEAQGEDGGRQPEGTLPAETLLLSPPVKVKGEDGDQEPEGTLPAEAPPPPPLGASREEPTPQAVATEGVFVTELDGTRKEDLETIRLETKETFCIDDLPDLEDDDETGKSLEDQVKNMCFPKIEVISSLSDDSDPELDYTSLPVLENLPTDTLSNIFAVSKDTSKAARVPFTDIFKKEAKRNLEIRKQDTKSPRPLIQELSDEDPSGQPLMPPTCQRDAAPLTSSGDRDSDFLAASSPETRQTRVPAKSQVSIFPTGKQNLPLQLEKLRGRGT; from the exons aaattaaTGATCCTAAGGAAATATGTGTGGGTTCTTCTGACACATCCTACCACAGCCAGCAGAAACAGAGTGGTGATAATGGGTCAGCTGGTCACTTCGCACACCCAAGAGAAGACAGGGAAGATCGGAGCCCCAG aATGACTAAAAGTTCCCTGCAAAAACTCTGCAAGCAGCACAAGCTTTATATTACCCCAGCATTGAATGATACGCTGTATTTACACTTTAAAG GTTTTGATCGCATTGAGAACCTGGAAGAGTACACAGGTCTGCGCTGTCTCTGGCTGCAGAGCAATGGAATACAGAAAATCGAAAACCTGGAGGCGCAAACTGAGTTGCGTTGCCTCTTCTTGCAAATGAACTTGCTCCATAAAATTGAGAACCTGGAACCTCTGCAGAAACTGGATGCTCTTAACCTCAGCAACAATTACATCAAGACCATTGAAAACCTCT CCTGCCTCCCAGTCCTGAACACATTGCAGATGGCCCACAATCACCTGGAGACCGTGGAGGACATTCAGCATCTACAAGAGTGTTTGAGGCTTTGTGTCCTTGACCTTTCGCACAACAAGCTGAGTGACCCGGAGATCCTGAGCATTCTGGAAAGCATGCCCGAtttg CGTGTACTGAATTTGATGGGAAACCCGGTTATCAGACACATTCCTAATTACAGAAGGACAGTCACTGTACGACTAAAGCACTTAACATACCTGGATGATAGACCGGTGTTTCCAAAGGACAG agcTTGTGCGGAGGCCTGGGCTAGGGGAGGGTACGCAGCTGAAAAGGAGGAGAGACAGCAGTGGGAGAGCAGGGAGCGGAAGAAGATCACGGACAGCATTGAAGCCTTGGCCATGATCAAGCAGCGggcagaggagaggaaaagacagagagagagtcaaGAGAGAG GGGAAATGACATCTTCAGATGATGGTGAGAACGTGCCCGCCAgtgcggaaggcaaggaggagcctCCCGGGGACAGAGAAACAAGGCAGAAGATGGAGCTATTTGTTAAGGAAAGCTTTGAGGCCAAGGACGAGCTCTGCCCGGAAAAGCCAAGTGGAGAGGAGCCGCCTGTGGAGGCTAAAGGAGAGGATGGAGGTCGAGAGCCAGAGGGGACCCTCCCAGCTGAGACCCTGCTACTGTCGTCACCTGTGGAGGTTAAAGGAGAGGACGGAGATGGAGAGCCAGAGGGGACCCTCCCAGCTGAGGCCCCACCACCCCCGCCACCTGTGGAGGTTAAAGGAGAGGACGGAGATCAAGAGCCAGAGGGGACCCTCCCAGCTGAGGCCCCTCCACTGTTGCCGCCTGTGGAGGCTCAAGGAGAGGATGGAGGTCGACAGCCAGAGGGGACCCTCCCAGCTGAGACCCTGCTACTGTCACCGCCTGTGAAGGTTAAAGGAGAGGATGGAGATCAAGAGCCAGAGGGGACCCTCCCAGCTGAGGCCCCACCACCACCGCCCCTGGGAGCTTCCAGGGAAG AACCGACTCCCCAGGCTGTGGCCACTGAGGGTGTATTCGTTACAGAACTTGATGGAACGAGAAAGGAAGATTTAGAAACCATTAGACTGGAGACAAAGGAGACATTCTGCATTGAT GACCTACCTGACTTGGAAGATGATGATGAAACAGGCAAATCTCTGGAAGACCAGGTTAAG AATATGTGCTTTCCGAAGATTGAGGTCATCTCGAGCTTGAGTGATGACAGTGACCCTGAACTGGACTACACGTCACTCCCTGTGCTGGAAAACCTGCCCACAGACACTCTGTCAAATATATTTGCAGTCTCTAAAGACACCTCAAAGGCGGCTCGGGTGCCCTTCACAGACATCTTTAAAAAAGAAGCTAAGAGGAACTTGGAAATCCGAAAACAAGACACCAAGTCCCCAAGACCCCTGATCCAGGAGCTCAGCGACGAGGACCCCTCTGGCCAGCCACTGATGCCCCCCACCTGCCAAAGAGATGCTGCACCACTCACTTCCAGTGGAGACAGGGACAGCGACTTCCTTGCAGCCTCTTCTCCGG AAACCAGACAGACCCGGGTCCCTGCAAAATCTCAAGTGAGCATTTTCCCTACAGGAAAACAGAATCTTCCACTGCAGCTAGAGAAACTCCGAGGAAGAGGGACTTGA
- the DNAAF1 gene encoding dynein axonemal assembly factor 1 isoform X12: MHPEPSEPAAGGAAELDCAQEPGVEESAGDHGSAGRGSCKEEINDPKEICVGSSDTSYHSQQKQSGDNGSAGHFAHPREDREDRSPRMTKSSLQKLCKQHKLYITPALNDTLYLHFKGFDRIENLEEYTGLRCLWLQSNGIQKIENLEAQTELRCLFLQMNLLHKIENLEPLQKLDALNLSNNYIKTIENLSCLPVLNTLQMAHNHLETVEDIQHLQECLRLCVLDLSHNKLSDPEILSILESMPDLRVLNLMGNPVIRHIPNYRRTVTVRLKHLTYLDDRPVFPKDRACAEAWARGGYAAEKEERQQWESRERKKITDSIEALAMIKQRAEERKRQRESQERGEMTSSDDGENVPASAEGKEEPPGDRETRQKMELFVKESFEAKDELCPEKPSGEEPPVEAKGEDGGREPEGTLPAETLLLSSPVEVKGEDGDGEPEGTLPAEAPPPPPPVEVKGEDGDQEPEGTLPAEAPPLLPPVEAQGEDGGRQPEGTLPAETLLLSPPVKVKGEDGDQEPEGTLPAEAPPPPPLGASREEPTPQAVATEGVFVTELDGTRKEDLETIRLETKETFCIDDLPDLEDDDETGKSLEDQVKNMCFPKIEVISSLSDDSDPELDYTSLPVLENLPTDTLSNIFAVSKDTSKAARVPFTDIFKKEAKRNLEIRKQDTKSPRPLIQELSDEDPSGQPLMPPTCQRDAAPLTSSGDRDSDFLAASSPGTSTEKCSLGWSPCSLGRGQAWRTLNNLFLFVLFF; this comes from the exons aaattaaTGATCCTAAGGAAATATGTGTGGGTTCTTCTGACACATCCTACCACAGCCAGCAGAAACAGAGTGGTGATAATGGGTCAGCTGGTCACTTCGCACACCCAAGAGAAGACAGGGAAGATCGGAGCCCCAG aATGACTAAAAGTTCCCTGCAAAAACTCTGCAAGCAGCACAAGCTTTATATTACCCCAGCATTGAATGATACGCTGTATTTACACTTTAAAG GTTTTGATCGCATTGAGAACCTGGAAGAGTACACAGGTCTGCGCTGTCTCTGGCTGCAGAGCAATGGAATACAGAAAATCGAAAACCTGGAGGCGCAAACTGAGTTGCGTTGCCTCTTCTTGCAAATGAACTTGCTCCATAAAATTGAGAACCTGGAACCTCTGCAGAAACTGGATGCTCTTAACCTCAGCAACAATTACATCAAGACCATTGAAAACCTCT CCTGCCTCCCAGTCCTGAACACATTGCAGATGGCCCACAATCACCTGGAGACCGTGGAGGACATTCAGCATCTACAAGAGTGTTTGAGGCTTTGTGTCCTTGACCTTTCGCACAACAAGCTGAGTGACCCGGAGATCCTGAGCATTCTGGAAAGCATGCCCGAtttg CGTGTACTGAATTTGATGGGAAACCCGGTTATCAGACACATTCCTAATTACAGAAGGACAGTCACTGTACGACTAAAGCACTTAACATACCTGGATGATAGACCGGTGTTTCCAAAGGACAG agcTTGTGCGGAGGCCTGGGCTAGGGGAGGGTACGCAGCTGAAAAGGAGGAGAGACAGCAGTGGGAGAGCAGGGAGCGGAAGAAGATCACGGACAGCATTGAAGCCTTGGCCATGATCAAGCAGCGggcagaggagaggaaaagacagagagagagtcaaGAGAGAG GGGAAATGACATCTTCAGATGATGGTGAGAACGTGCCCGCCAgtgcggaaggcaaggaggagcctCCCGGGGACAGAGAAACAAGGCAGAAGATGGAGCTATTTGTTAAGGAAAGCTTTGAGGCCAAGGACGAGCTCTGCCCGGAAAAGCCAAGTGGAGAGGAGCCGCCTGTGGAGGCTAAAGGAGAGGATGGAGGTCGAGAGCCAGAGGGGACCCTCCCAGCTGAGACCCTGCTACTGTCGTCACCTGTGGAGGTTAAAGGAGAGGACGGAGATGGAGAGCCAGAGGGGACCCTCCCAGCTGAGGCCCCACCACCCCCGCCACCTGTGGAGGTTAAAGGAGAGGACGGAGATCAAGAGCCAGAGGGGACCCTCCCAGCTGAGGCCCCTCCACTGTTGCCGCCTGTGGAGGCTCAAGGAGAGGATGGAGGTCGACAGCCAGAGGGGACCCTCCCAGCTGAGACCCTGCTACTGTCACCGCCTGTGAAGGTTAAAGGAGAGGATGGAGATCAAGAGCCAGAGGGGACCCTCCCAGCTGAGGCCCCACCACCACCGCCCCTGGGAGCTTCCAGGGAAG AACCGACTCCCCAGGCTGTGGCCACTGAGGGTGTATTCGTTACAGAACTTGATGGAACGAGAAAGGAAGATTTAGAAACCATTAGACTGGAGACAAAGGAGACATTCTGCATTGAT GACCTACCTGACTTGGAAGATGATGATGAAACAGGCAAATCTCTGGAAGACCAGGTTAAG AATATGTGCTTTCCGAAGATTGAGGTCATCTCGAGCTTGAGTGATGACAGTGACCCTGAACTGGACTACACGTCACTCCCTGTGCTGGAAAACCTGCCCACAGACACTCTGTCAAATATATTTGCAGTCTCTAAAGACACCTCAAAGGCGGCTCGGGTGCCCTTCACAGACATCTTTAAAAAAGAAGCTAAGAGGAACTTGGAAATCCGAAAACAAGACACCAAGTCCCCAAGACCCCTGATCCAGGAGCTCAGCGACGAGGACCCCTCTGGCCAGCCACTGATGCCCCCCACCTGCCAAAGAGATGCTGCACCACTCACTTCCAGTGGAGACAGGGACAGCGACTTCCTTGCAGCCTCTTCTCCGG GAACCAGCACAGAAAAGTGCAGTCTGGGCTGGAGCCCGTGCAGCCTCGGGCGGGGGCAGGCCTGGAGGACATtgaataatttgtttttgtttgttttgtttttttga
- the DNAAF1 gene encoding dynein axonemal assembly factor 1 isoform X20, whose amino-acid sequence MHPEPSEPAAGGAAELDCAQEPGVEESAGDHGSAGRGSCKEEINDPKEICVGSSDTSYHSQQKQSGDNGSAGHFAHPREDREDRSPRMTKSSLQKLCKQHKLYITPALNDTLYLHFKGFDRIENLEEYTGLRCLWLQSNGIQKIENLEAQTELRCLFLQMNLLHKIENLEPLQKLDALNLSNNYIKTIENLSCLPVLNTLQMAHNHLETVEDIQHLQECLRLCVLDLSHNKLSDPEILSILESMPDLRVLNLMGNPVIRHIPNYRRTVTVRLKHLTYLDDRPVFPKDRACAEAWARGGYAAEKEERQQWESRERKKITDSIEALAMIKQRAEERKRQRESQERGEMTSSDDGENVPASAEGKEEPPGDRETRQKMELFVKESFEAKDELCPEKPSGEEPPVEAKGEDGGREPEGTLPAETLLLSSPVEVKGEDGDGEPEGTLPAEAPPPPPPVEVKGEDGDQEPEGTLPAEAPPLLPPVEAQGEDGGRQPEGTLPAETLLLSPPVKVKGEDGDQEPEGTLPAEAPPPPPLGASREEPTPQAVATEGVFVTELDGTRKEDLETIRLETKETFCIDDLPDLEDDDETGKSLEDQVKNMCFPKIEVISSLSDDSDPELDYTSLPVLENLPTDTLSNIFAVSKDTSKAARVPFTDIFKKEAKRNLEIRKQDTKSPRPLIQELSDEDPSGQPLMPPTCQRDAAPLTSSGDRDSDFLAASSPGKQNLPLQLEKLRGRGT is encoded by the exons aaattaaTGATCCTAAGGAAATATGTGTGGGTTCTTCTGACACATCCTACCACAGCCAGCAGAAACAGAGTGGTGATAATGGGTCAGCTGGTCACTTCGCACACCCAAGAGAAGACAGGGAAGATCGGAGCCCCAG aATGACTAAAAGTTCCCTGCAAAAACTCTGCAAGCAGCACAAGCTTTATATTACCCCAGCATTGAATGATACGCTGTATTTACACTTTAAAG GTTTTGATCGCATTGAGAACCTGGAAGAGTACACAGGTCTGCGCTGTCTCTGGCTGCAGAGCAATGGAATACAGAAAATCGAAAACCTGGAGGCGCAAACTGAGTTGCGTTGCCTCTTCTTGCAAATGAACTTGCTCCATAAAATTGAGAACCTGGAACCTCTGCAGAAACTGGATGCTCTTAACCTCAGCAACAATTACATCAAGACCATTGAAAACCTCT CCTGCCTCCCAGTCCTGAACACATTGCAGATGGCCCACAATCACCTGGAGACCGTGGAGGACATTCAGCATCTACAAGAGTGTTTGAGGCTTTGTGTCCTTGACCTTTCGCACAACAAGCTGAGTGACCCGGAGATCCTGAGCATTCTGGAAAGCATGCCCGAtttg CGTGTACTGAATTTGATGGGAAACCCGGTTATCAGACACATTCCTAATTACAGAAGGACAGTCACTGTACGACTAAAGCACTTAACATACCTGGATGATAGACCGGTGTTTCCAAAGGACAG agcTTGTGCGGAGGCCTGGGCTAGGGGAGGGTACGCAGCTGAAAAGGAGGAGAGACAGCAGTGGGAGAGCAGGGAGCGGAAGAAGATCACGGACAGCATTGAAGCCTTGGCCATGATCAAGCAGCGggcagaggagaggaaaagacagagagagagtcaaGAGAGAG GGGAAATGACATCTTCAGATGATGGTGAGAACGTGCCCGCCAgtgcggaaggcaaggaggagcctCCCGGGGACAGAGAAACAAGGCAGAAGATGGAGCTATTTGTTAAGGAAAGCTTTGAGGCCAAGGACGAGCTCTGCCCGGAAAAGCCAAGTGGAGAGGAGCCGCCTGTGGAGGCTAAAGGAGAGGATGGAGGTCGAGAGCCAGAGGGGACCCTCCCAGCTGAGACCCTGCTACTGTCGTCACCTGTGGAGGTTAAAGGAGAGGACGGAGATGGAGAGCCAGAGGGGACCCTCCCAGCTGAGGCCCCACCACCCCCGCCACCTGTGGAGGTTAAAGGAGAGGACGGAGATCAAGAGCCAGAGGGGACCCTCCCAGCTGAGGCCCCTCCACTGTTGCCGCCTGTGGAGGCTCAAGGAGAGGATGGAGGTCGACAGCCAGAGGGGACCCTCCCAGCTGAGACCCTGCTACTGTCACCGCCTGTGAAGGTTAAAGGAGAGGATGGAGATCAAGAGCCAGAGGGGACCCTCCCAGCTGAGGCCCCACCACCACCGCCCCTGGGAGCTTCCAGGGAAG AACCGACTCCCCAGGCTGTGGCCACTGAGGGTGTATTCGTTACAGAACTTGATGGAACGAGAAAGGAAGATTTAGAAACCATTAGACTGGAGACAAAGGAGACATTCTGCATTGAT GACCTACCTGACTTGGAAGATGATGATGAAACAGGCAAATCTCTGGAAGACCAGGTTAAG AATATGTGCTTTCCGAAGATTGAGGTCATCTCGAGCTTGAGTGATGACAGTGACCCTGAACTGGACTACACGTCACTCCCTGTGCTGGAAAACCTGCCCACAGACACTCTGTCAAATATATTTGCAGTCTCTAAAGACACCTCAAAGGCGGCTCGGGTGCCCTTCACAGACATCTTTAAAAAAGAAGCTAAGAGGAACTTGGAAATCCGAAAACAAGACACCAAGTCCCCAAGACCCCTGATCCAGGAGCTCAGCGACGAGGACCCCTCTGGCCAGCCACTGATGCCCCCCACCTGCCAAAGAGATGCTGCACCACTCACTTCCAGTGGAGACAGGGACAGCGACTTCCTTGCAGCCTCTTCTCCGG GAAAACAGAATCTTCCACTGCAGCTAGAGAAACTCCGAGGAAGAGGGACTTGA